A single window of Ostrinia nubilalis chromosome 24, ilOstNubi1.1, whole genome shotgun sequence DNA harbors:
- the LOC135083624 gene encoding uncharacterized protein LOC135083624, with product MCDVEIVVREARAADEAARAELVRLGFASHRKDAFLLFFFQELIFQVCVLAGAVLFIFCGVSVAGCLLLAPALAAAVALGVHVAHAANADKQVQNMRKEMMGFVAELRGPLLVNPEKVSPVIVTETEHQQSKPSKSVHTQVVGTVSISEFWGPRESGWLHAFAVHPDWRRRRVGRALEAAARAGAARRGLAGLEAVASELQPRARELLHAAG from the exons ATGTGTGATGTGGAGATCGTGGTGCGCGAGGCGCGCGCGGCGGATGAGGCGGCGCGGGCCGAGCTGGTGCGGCTCGGGTTCGCCTCGCACCGGAAGGATGCATTCCTGCTCTTCTTCTTCCAAGAG TTGATATTCCAGGTGTGCGTGCTGGCGGGCGCGGTGCTGTTCATCTTCTGCGGCGTGTCGGTGGCGGGCTGCCTGCTGCTGGCGCCGGCGCTGGCGGCGGCCGTGGCGCTCGGCGTGCACGTGGCGCACGCGGCCAACGCCGACAAACAAGTGCAG AACATGCGAAAGGAGATGATGGGCTTTGTGGCTGAGCTCCGTGGACCTCTGTTAGTAAACCCAGAAAAAGTGTCGCCTGTGATTGTCACGGAGACCGAACATCAGCAATCTAAACCCAGCAAAAGTGTACACACACAG GTGGTGGGGACAGTCAGCATATCCGAGTTCTGGGGGCCTCGGGAGAGCGGCTGGCTGCATGCGTTCGCAGTACACCCAGA ctggcggcggcggcgcgtggGACGTGCCCTggaggcggcggcgcgcgcgggcgcggcgcggcgcgggctGGCGGGGCTCGAGGCCGTCGCCAGCGAGCTGCAGCCGCGAGCCCGCGAGTTGCTGCACGCCGCCGGGTGA